In Ruania zhangjianzhongii, the following proteins share a genomic window:
- a CDS encoding YggT family protein gives MGWLFGIAYLLVLLFVVALLVRMGFDWVMYFAREWKPRGVALLAAEAVFTVTDPPLKALRRLIPPLRLGGIALDVAFLIVLVVCWVLLGILGQFIPV, from the coding sequence GTGGGCTGGCTTTTCGGCATCGCCTACCTGCTCGTCCTGCTGTTCGTCGTTGCCCTCCTGGTACGGATGGGTTTCGACTGGGTGATGTACTTCGCACGCGAGTGGAAACCGCGCGGCGTTGCACTCCTGGCTGCCGAAGCCGTCTTCACCGTCACCGACCCGCCCTTGAAGGCCCTGCGTCGGCTCATTCCACCGTTGCGGCTAGGCGGCATCGCTCTCGATGTCGCCTTCCTGATCGTGTTGGTGGTGTGCTGGGTGCTCCTGGGTATCCTGGGCCAATTCATTCCCGTGTGA
- the lspA gene encoding signal peptidase II, whose translation MATGEGQRRRPALIVLLAVLAAAVLVADQVSKQIMLNTLTAGEYRPLIGDYFGLSLVFNPGAAFSLGEGSTWLFTIAMAVVTVVILVVARRLGSRGWAVALGALLGGTLGNLGDRLFREPGFAVGHVVDFLNYNGWFVGNIADIAIVLSAAGIAVLTFTGIGVNGHRATATEHDDGASEGKHVASGEDAEENDEQPAGEREESVDETRDGEDAAGEEVTRTDG comes from the coding sequence ATGGCAACGGGCGAGGGGCAGCGTCGGCGACCGGCGCTGATCGTGCTGCTGGCCGTGCTCGCCGCCGCGGTGCTGGTCGCCGACCAGGTGAGCAAGCAGATCATGCTGAACACCCTCACCGCAGGGGAGTACCGCCCGCTGATCGGCGACTACTTCGGCCTGAGCCTGGTGTTCAACCCCGGGGCGGCGTTCTCCCTGGGCGAAGGTTCCACCTGGTTGTTCACGATCGCGATGGCCGTGGTCACCGTGGTGATCCTCGTGGTGGCGCGTCGGCTCGGCTCGCGAGGGTGGGCGGTGGCGCTCGGCGCCCTGCTCGGTGGCACCCTCGGCAATCTCGGTGACCGGCTGTTCCGGGAGCCGGGCTTCGCCGTCGGGCACGTCGTGGACTTCCTCAACTACAACGGCTGGTTCGTCGGCAACATCGCGGATATCGCGATCGTGCTCTCCGCAGCCGGAATCGCTGTGCTCACCTTCACCGGAATCGGCGTGAACGGGCACCGGGCGACCGCTACCGAGCACGACGACGGCGCCTCCGAGGGCAAGCACGTCGCCTCCGGTGAGGACGCGGAGGAAAACGACGAGCAGCCCGCTGGGGAGCGCGAGGAGAGCGTCGACGAAACCCGTGATGGCGAGGATGCCGCCGGGGAGGAAGTGACCCGCACCGATGGCTGA
- the murD gene encoding UDP-N-acetylmuramoyl-L-alanine--D-glutamate ligase has translation MTIDEFRDRRVLVAGLGASGRSAVAVLTEIGARVIAADADPQVADRVELPTQVPLVAEADPDRLAERALAAEPDLIVASPGWNPRTPMLARAAVEVISEVELAWRIAPPGIRWLTLTGTNGKTTTVGMLASMLTAHGWNAPAVGNVGTPIAETVLAARSGPAPLDALAVELSSFQLHFTHALAPVASACLNIDADHLDWHGSMDAYVADKARVYARTGLACVYNSADSRTRQMVEQAEVAEGARAIGFTLGTPALGEVGLVENVLADRAFVPNRASHAAEVGTLADLAHLHQGSEHDVPGHLVANALAAAALARAAGVEPADVSAGLRGYTGGPHRMQPVAEIDGVRYIDDSKATNAHAAAAALAAMPEGGTVWIAGGLAKGARFDELVARFAAKLRSAVVIGLDPEPIESALARHAPDIPRHVVPAGDTEVMSTAVTRAAALAQPGDVVLLAPACASMDQFTSYAARGDAFAAAVAQVAGERR, from the coding sequence ATGACTATCGACGAGTTCCGCGACCGCCGGGTACTCGTTGCCGGGCTGGGCGCCTCGGGGCGCTCCGCAGTCGCCGTGCTCACCGAGATCGGTGCCCGCGTCATAGCTGCCGACGCCGACCCGCAGGTGGCCGACCGGGTCGAGCTTCCTACGCAGGTGCCGCTGGTCGCCGAGGCGGATCCGGACCGGCTTGCCGAGAGGGCGTTGGCCGCGGAACCGGACCTGATCGTGGCCTCGCCGGGCTGGAACCCGCGCACCCCGATGCTGGCCCGCGCCGCAGTGGAGGTGATCAGCGAGGTCGAGCTGGCGTGGCGGATCGCGCCGCCCGGTATCCGCTGGCTCACCCTGACCGGCACCAACGGCAAGACCACCACGGTCGGGATGCTCGCCTCGATGCTGACCGCACACGGCTGGAACGCCCCGGCAGTGGGAAACGTGGGCACCCCGATCGCCGAGACCGTGCTCGCCGCTCGCAGTGGTCCGGCGCCGCTCGATGCGCTCGCCGTGGAGCTCTCCAGCTTCCAGCTGCACTTCACCCACGCTCTCGCCCCAGTGGCCTCCGCCTGCCTGAACATCGACGCCGACCACCTGGACTGGCACGGCTCGATGGACGCCTATGTGGCGGACAAGGCGCGGGTCTATGCCCGCACCGGGCTGGCCTGCGTCTACAACAGCGCCGATTCGCGCACCCGGCAGATGGTCGAGCAGGCGGAGGTGGCTGAGGGCGCCCGGGCGATCGGTTTCACTCTCGGCACTCCGGCCCTCGGCGAGGTGGGCCTGGTCGAGAATGTGCTCGCGGACCGCGCATTCGTGCCCAATCGAGCCAGCCACGCCGCAGAGGTGGGCACCCTTGCCGATCTGGCTCACCTGCACCAGGGGTCCGAGCACGACGTCCCGGGCCACCTGGTGGCGAACGCCCTCGCGGCGGCTGCGCTCGCCCGGGCCGCCGGAGTGGAGCCGGCGGACGTGTCCGCTGGGCTACGCGGTTACACCGGCGGCCCGCACCGGATGCAGCCGGTCGCCGAGATCGACGGTGTGCGCTACATCGACGACTCCAAGGCGACCAATGCGCACGCCGCCGCCGCCGCCTTGGCGGCGATGCCCGAGGGCGGGACGGTGTGGATCGCCGGGGGGCTGGCCAAGGGGGCCAGGTTCGACGAACTGGTGGCGCGCTTTGCGGCCAAACTGCGCTCCGCCGTCGTGATCGGTCTCGATCCGGAGCCTATCGAGAGTGCACTTGCCCGACACGCGCCCGACATCCCGCGCCACGTGGTGCCCGCTGGCGACACTGAGGTCATGAGCACTGCCGTGACCCGTGCCGCCGCCCTCGCCCAGCCTGGCGATGTGGTGCTGCTCGCGCCGGCCTGTGCGTCGATGGACCAGTTCACCTCCTATGCGGCCCGCGGAGATGCGTTCGCCGCTGCTGTGGCACAGGTGGCCGGGGAGCGCAGATGA
- a CDS encoding polyphenol oxidase family protein yields MLTADLGPGTWATFTTRAGGLSEDPYASLNLGAGVGDDPAAVARNRGRLAQAADAPVAFIRQVHGSEVFHWDAQAVPPLGEEPVADVVVSTTPGTAVAVLVADCVPVLLAGPGGVAAVHAGRKGVLADVVPTAVAALAEAEVPVTHAAIGPAICGRCYEVPDQLRSQAADQLPELWSTTSWGTPALDLAAGVRAQLGDAGITQIDHHPVCTLEDERFFSYRRSGVCGRFAGVARLS; encoded by the coding sequence GTGCTGACCGCGGACCTGGGCCCGGGAACCTGGGCCACCTTCACCACCCGTGCCGGTGGGTTGAGCGAGGATCCGTACGCCTCGCTCAACCTCGGCGCCGGGGTGGGCGATGATCCCGCGGCGGTCGCCCGTAACCGCGGTCGACTCGCCCAGGCGGCGGACGCACCGGTGGCGTTCATCCGGCAAGTGCACGGCAGCGAGGTGTTCCACTGGGACGCCCAGGCAGTACCCCCGCTGGGGGAGGAGCCGGTAGCCGACGTGGTCGTGTCCACCACACCGGGCACGGCTGTGGCCGTGCTGGTCGCGGACTGCGTGCCCGTGCTGCTCGCCGGCCCGGGTGGCGTCGCTGCGGTGCATGCCGGCCGCAAAGGTGTCCTGGCGGATGTGGTGCCGACCGCCGTCGCGGCGCTGGCCGAGGCCGAGGTGCCGGTCACGCACGCGGCGATCGGTCCGGCGATCTGCGGTCGCTGCTACGAGGTGCCCGATCAGCTCCGCAGCCAGGCCGCAGACCAGCTGCCCGAGCTGTGGTCGACGACCTCGTGGGGGACGCCGGCGCTGGACCTGGCGGCCGGGGTGCGCGCGCAGCTCGGCGACGCAGGGATCACCCAGATCGACCACCACCCGGTGTGCACGCTGGAGGACGAGCGGTTCTTCTCCTATCGTCGCTCCGGGGTCTGCGGCCGGTTCGCCGGAGTCGCCCGGCTGAGCTGA
- a CDS encoding DivIVA domain-containing protein: MALLTADDVLNKKFQPTKFREGYDQDEVDDFLDEVVNTLRVVGNENEELKAKLQAAEQRLAEQSGGAAPAAAAVPAAAPAEPGVEETTQFSPVQAPSAEQPDVEPAAEVPADESAAAAVEAEPATEVPMTQSGADLAAAAGGANEPESATGMLQLAQRLHDEYVNNGKSEADRLVSEARVEGERVTREADEQRSRTLNQLESERSLLERKIDELRVFERDYRTRLKSYLEGLLSDVEGRGSISSQYASGEHTDMRRP, encoded by the coding sequence ATGGCTCTGCTCACTGCAGACGACGTCCTCAACAAGAAGTTCCAGCCCACCAAGTTCCGTGAGGGGTACGACCAGGACGAGGTGGACGACTTCCTCGACGAGGTCGTCAATACCTTGCGCGTGGTGGGCAACGAGAACGAGGAGCTGAAGGCCAAGCTGCAGGCGGCCGAGCAGCGGCTCGCCGAGCAGTCCGGTGGCGCTGCACCGGCAGCGGCAGCCGTGCCGGCGGCTGCGCCGGCAGAGCCTGGTGTGGAGGAGACCACACAGTTCAGCCCGGTGCAGGCACCGTCGGCCGAGCAGCCTGATGTCGAGCCGGCCGCCGAGGTGCCCGCGGACGAGTCCGCGGCAGCAGCTGTCGAGGCCGAGCCGGCCACCGAGGTGCCGATGACCCAGTCCGGCGCCGACCTGGCTGCCGCCGCCGGCGGGGCGAACGAGCCCGAGTCCGCGACCGGGATGCTGCAGCTGGCCCAGCGCCTGCACGACGAATACGTGAACAACGGGAAGAGCGAGGCTGACCGGCTCGTCTCCGAGGCACGCGTCGAGGGTGAGCGAGTCACCCGCGAGGCCGATGAGCAGCGCAGCCGCACGCTGAACCAGCTGGAGAGCGAGCGCTCGCTGCTGGAGCGGAAGATCGATGAGCTGCGGGTGTTCGAGCGGGATTACCGCACCCGGCTGAAGAGCTACCTCGAGGGCCTGCTCAGCGACGTCGAGGGCCGGGGCAGCATCTCCTCGCAGTACGCGTCCGGTGAGCACACCGACATGCGTCGTCCCTGA
- a CDS encoding cell division protein SepF produces MGALRKTMLYLGLSEADPENEDRYSADRYTEASYERDYSDYDEVEETQDVQEAQVTPISQAASHSAQGLRRITTVHPRTYTDAKSIGEAFRGGTPVIMNLTDMTDAEAKRLVDFSAGLIFGLRGTIERVTNKVFLLSPATVEVASEQHEPESKTRFFNQS; encoded by the coding sequence ATGGGAGCACTGCGCAAGACGATGCTGTACCTCGGCCTCTCCGAGGCCGACCCGGAGAACGAAGATCGTTACTCTGCGGACCGTTACACCGAGGCGTCCTACGAGCGGGACTACTCCGACTACGACGAGGTTGAGGAGACCCAGGACGTGCAGGAGGCTCAGGTGACCCCGATCAGCCAGGCGGCATCGCACAGCGCGCAGGGACTGCGCCGGATCACCACTGTGCATCCGCGCACCTACACCGATGCCAAGTCCATCGGTGAGGCGTTCCGCGGCGGTACCCCGGTGATCATGAACCTCACCGATATGACCGATGCGGAGGCCAAGCGTCTGGTGGACTTCTCTGCCGGCCTGATCTTCGGTCTGCGTGGAACGATCGAGCGGGTGACGAACAAGGTGTTCCTGCTCTCGCCGGCGACGGTCGAGGTGGCCAGCGAGCAGCACGAGCCCGAGTCGAAGACGCGCTTCTTTAACCAGAGCTGA
- the ftsZ gene encoding cell division protein FtsZ: MAAPQNYLAVIKVVGIGGGGVNAVNRMIEVGLKGVEFIAINTDAQALLMSDADVKLDVGRELTRGLGAGADPEVGKKAAEDHAEEIEEVIRGADMVFVTAGEGGGTGTGGAPVVAKIARSLGALTIGVVTRPFTFEGRRRGVQADAGIDALRAEVDTLITIPNDRLLSISDRNVSVLDAFKSADQVLLSGVQGITDLITTPGLINLDFADVKSVMQGAGSALMGIGSARGDDRAVQASELAISSPLLEASIDGAHGVLLSIQGGSDLGLFEIHEAARLVQEAAHPEANIIFGAVIDDALGDEVRVTVIAAGFDSGSPTNAKPQPAIRTAPRTEEAPAAAPAVPPAQPSRPAPPAQVAPTSAPSPEPAVSTEPPRQPVQATRPDQTNQQPAQGAPVEVPHVFDEEPRRRDDDLDVPDFLK, from the coding sequence GTGGCGGCACCGCAGAATTACCTGGCGGTCATCAAGGTGGTCGGCATCGGCGGCGGCGGCGTGAACGCCGTCAACCGGATGATCGAGGTCGGGTTGAAGGGCGTGGAGTTCATCGCCATCAACACCGATGCTCAAGCCCTGCTGATGAGCGACGCCGACGTCAAGCTCGACGTCGGCCGGGAACTGACCCGTGGCCTGGGCGCCGGCGCCGACCCCGAGGTCGGCAAGAAGGCGGCGGAGGACCACGCCGAGGAGATCGAGGAGGTCATCCGCGGCGCAGACATGGTCTTCGTCACTGCCGGAGAGGGGGGTGGCACCGGTACCGGCGGAGCCCCGGTGGTCGCCAAGATCGCCCGGTCCCTGGGCGCGCTGACCATCGGTGTGGTCACTCGACCGTTCACCTTCGAGGGCCGGCGCCGCGGCGTCCAGGCCGACGCCGGTATCGACGCGCTGCGCGCCGAGGTGGACACCCTGATCACCATTCCGAACGACCGGTTGCTGTCCATCAGCGACCGCAACGTCTCCGTGCTGGACGCGTTCAAGTCGGCCGACCAGGTGCTGCTCTCCGGTGTCCAGGGCATCACCGACCTGATCACCACCCCCGGTCTGATCAACCTCGACTTCGCCGATGTGAAGTCGGTGATGCAAGGTGCCGGTAGTGCGCTGATGGGGATCGGGTCCGCCCGTGGTGACGACCGGGCTGTCCAGGCCTCGGAGCTGGCGATCTCCTCACCGCTGCTGGAAGCCAGTATCGACGGCGCACACGGGGTGCTGCTGTCCATCCAAGGTGGCAGCGATCTGGGTCTGTTCGAGATCCACGAGGCTGCTCGGCTCGTGCAGGAGGCCGCACACCCGGAGGCGAACATCATCTTCGGTGCGGTGATCGACGATGCCCTCGGCGACGAGGTGCGGGTCACCGTGATCGCCGCCGGGTTCGATTCCGGCTCTCCGACGAACGCCAAGCCGCAGCCTGCCATTCGGACCGCACCGCGGACCGAGGAGGCGCCGGCCGCGGCGCCCGCAGTTCCGCCGGCCCAGCCCAGCCGGCCCGCCCCACCGGCTCAGGTCGCACCGACCAGTGCCCCGAGCCCGGAGCCTGCCGTGAGCACCGAGCCGCCGCGCCAGCCGGTCCAGGCGACTCGGCCCGACCAGACGAACCAGCAGCCCGCCCAGGGAGCACCGGTCGAGGTGCCGCACGTCTTCGACGAGGAACCGCGCCGCCGGGACGATGACCTGGACGTGCCCGACTTCCTCAAGTAA
- a CDS encoding FtsW/RodA/SpoVE family cell cycle protein → MSTLTTATRSRRPAPARTRSRRSGPTRKKRQAPWAQSAAWQSPVTSYYLIGGVTILLLVLGLVMVLSSSSIYALNATEGANPFADFVGQASYALIAIPVAFAMSRLPVRAYRALAWAAMIGTLALQALVFTPLVLGEGGNANWVALGPIVLQPSEFAKFGLALWLGAVLATKGKLLAHWSHVIFPALVVSAVFLSTVLYSHDLGTALVFIALIAGSLWVAGVPVSKFVVAGCAVVALVAYLAVSSENRTQRILHFLGMGGEADPNGTGYQSDHALWGLGSGGLSGVGLGASKEKWLWLPAGDNDFIFAIIGEELGLLGCLLVLALFVVLAVGLCRVIARHPDPFVKITTAAVASWIVGQAVINIGVAIGLLPVIGLPLPLVSKGGSSLVTTIAALAMVLAFARDEPGAREALAARKGSMRRSLAVISGRLGSRNERG, encoded by the coding sequence ATGAGCACGCTGACCACGGCGACCCGGAGTCGCCGGCCCGCACCGGCCCGCACCCGCAGCCGCCGCAGCGGCCCGACCCGGAAGAAGCGCCAGGCACCGTGGGCGCAGAGCGCCGCCTGGCAGTCTCCGGTGACCAGCTACTACCTGATCGGCGGGGTGACCATCCTGCTCCTGGTCCTCGGCCTGGTGATGGTGCTCTCCTCGTCTTCGATCTACGCGCTGAACGCGACCGAGGGTGCGAACCCGTTCGCCGACTTCGTCGGGCAGGCCAGCTACGCGCTGATCGCGATCCCGGTCGCCTTCGCGATGTCTCGGCTGCCGGTGCGTGCCTACCGGGCACTCGCCTGGGCGGCGATGATCGGCACGCTCGCACTGCAGGCGTTGGTGTTCACCCCGCTGGTGCTCGGCGAGGGCGGGAACGCGAACTGGGTGGCGCTCGGCCCGATCGTGCTGCAACCGTCGGAGTTCGCTAAGTTCGGCCTGGCGCTCTGGCTCGGTGCCGTGCTCGCCACCAAGGGCAAGCTGCTGGCGCACTGGTCGCACGTGATCTTCCCGGCCCTGGTGGTCTCCGCCGTCTTCCTCAGTACCGTGCTGTACTCCCACGACCTGGGCACCGCGCTGGTGTTCATCGCGCTGATCGCCGGCTCCCTGTGGGTCGCCGGTGTACCGGTCTCGAAGTTCGTGGTGGCCGGATGCGCAGTGGTCGCCCTGGTGGCCTACCTGGCGGTCTCCTCGGAGAACCGGACCCAGCGCATCCTGCACTTCCTCGGTATGGGTGGCGAGGCTGATCCCAACGGCACCGGCTACCAGAGCGACCACGCACTGTGGGGGCTCGGCTCCGGCGGGCTGTCCGGTGTCGGGCTGGGCGCCTCGAAGGAGAAGTGGCTCTGGCTGCCTGCTGGGGACAACGACTTCATCTTCGCGATCATCGGTGAGGAGCTCGGTCTGCTCGGCTGCCTGCTGGTGCTCGCCCTGTTCGTCGTCCTGGCGGTAGGGCTGTGTCGGGTGATCGCTCGGCACCCGGACCCGTTCGTGAAGATCACCACCGCAGCCGTCGCCTCCTGGATCGTCGGTCAGGCAGTGATCAACATCGGGGTGGCGATCGGGCTGCTCCCCGTGATCGGCCTGCCGCTGCCGCTGGTCTCCAAGGGTGGCTCCTCCCTGGTGACGACGATCGCCGCGCTGGCGATGGTGCTCGCCTTCGCGCGGGACGAGCCCGGCGCCCGGGAGGCGCTCGCCGCCCGGAAGGGGTCGATGCGCCGGTCCCTGGCCGTGATCTCCGGACGGTTGGGCTCGAGGAACGAGCGTGGCTGA
- the murC gene encoding UDP-N-acetylmuramate--L-alanine ligase, which produces MRAHFIAIGGAGMSVIAELMLAQGTEVSGSDQADSPVLQRLAALGATVHVGHDAEHVHGADVVVVSTAIRPDNPEVLAARELGIEVIHRSEALARAAREQDFVAVAGAHGKTTTSAMLALALADLGADPSYAIGAQLRGRGSGGHLGEGGTFVAEADESDGSFLAYHPRVAVVTNIEPDHLDHYGTEEAVHQAFADFAARIVPGGLLVACTDDPGAAALARRVAAQGVRVLGYGAAPVEGLSQVRIEAVELGAEGSSAVLVDAGSDEPPTTLALVVPGEHNLRNATAAWCAGRELGAPPEALARALGTFTGTARRFEDRGSAGGVRVVDDYAHHPTEVAALLATARRVAGSGRVLVLFQPHLFSRTEAFAEAFAGALTAADAVVLTAIYPAREEPRAEVTSALIADRLPGAQYLPDHQQAAHAVADLAAPGDLVLTVGAGDVTALGPVILARLTTGGQEQR; this is translated from the coding sequence ATGAGGGCGCACTTCATCGCGATCGGCGGCGCCGGAATGTCCGTGATCGCCGAGCTGATGCTGGCCCAGGGCACCGAGGTGAGCGGTTCGGACCAGGCTGACTCCCCGGTGCTGCAGCGGCTCGCGGCGCTCGGTGCCACCGTGCACGTCGGCCACGACGCCGAGCACGTGCACGGCGCGGACGTCGTGGTGGTCTCCACGGCGATCCGCCCGGACAACCCGGAAGTGCTCGCGGCCCGCGAGCTGGGGATCGAGGTGATCCATCGTTCCGAGGCGCTCGCCCGCGCGGCGCGGGAACAGGATTTCGTCGCCGTGGCAGGAGCGCACGGGAAGACCACGACCTCGGCGATGCTCGCACTCGCCCTGGCCGATCTGGGCGCGGACCCGAGCTACGCGATCGGCGCACAGCTGCGCGGCCGGGGCAGCGGTGGCCACCTCGGCGAGGGCGGAACGTTCGTGGCCGAGGCGGACGAGTCGGACGGGTCCTTCCTCGCCTATCACCCCCGGGTCGCCGTGGTGACGAATATCGAGCCCGATCATCTGGACCACTACGGCACCGAGGAAGCCGTGCACCAGGCGTTCGCCGACTTCGCCGCTCGGATCGTGCCCGGCGGTCTGCTGGTGGCCTGCACCGATGATCCCGGTGCTGCTGCGCTCGCCCGCCGGGTGGCAGCCCAGGGGGTTCGGGTGCTCGGCTACGGTGCGGCACCGGTCGAGGGCCTGTCTCAGGTGCGGATCGAGGCGGTGGAGCTGGGCGCCGAGGGCTCGAGCGCGGTGCTGGTCGATGCCGGCTCCGACGAACCGCCCACGACGCTGGCCCTGGTGGTGCCCGGGGAGCACAACCTGCGTAACGCGACAGCTGCCTGGTGCGCCGGACGAGAGCTCGGAGCGCCGCCGGAGGCACTGGCGCGGGCTTTGGGCACGTTCACCGGGACCGCACGCCGGTTCGAGGACCGTGGCAGTGCGGGCGGGGTCCGGGTAGTGGACGACTACGCCCACCACCCCACCGAGGTCGCCGCCCTGCTGGCCACCGCTCGGCGGGTCGCCGGCAGCGGGCGCGTGCTGGTGCTGTTCCAGCCACACCTGTTCTCCCGGACCGAGGCGTTCGCGGAAGCCTTTGCCGGCGCCCTGACCGCCGCCGATGCCGTAGTACTGACCGCGATCTACCCGGCCCGGGAGGAGCCACGGGCGGAGGTCACCTCCGCGCTGATCGCCGACCGGCTCCCCGGAGCGCAGTATCTACCCGACCATCAGCAGGCCGCGCATGCCGTCGCCGACCTCGCCGCGCCTGGCGACCTGGTGCTCACCGTAGGCGCCGGGGACGTCACCGCGCTCGGCCCGGTGATCCTGGCGCGACTGACCACTGGCGGGCAGGAGCAGCGATGA
- a CDS encoding cell division protein FtsQ/DivIB encodes MRAPTQPRVRAGQKRPEPGQQTTTATSGGAAKKTGKSGKGGKAGKASTATNAGTASKSGAAGKASTATKAGTATPTAESPKRATSAATTSTGRTSAKPATTKETGTRSTVSVAPRARELTAPGRERGRVTAQFAERLAERRAAVRRLRWRTIALVAGGALVLAVLAYVVLFSALLALRSAEIEVTGTNQIVSEEEVLDIVAAADGTPLARLDTAGLAEELTTIVGVRDAHLERAWPHGLQVVIEPRVPVAIVQDGDRYAVLDGEGVVLSRADEPAEDLPQVAVPLGEESTAASLTAVLEVLDALPEDLLAEVAAASAPSPNQVSFELPDGVEVFWGSSAENPLKVEVLQTIRQVEATGYDVSAPRAPITIGEPESE; translated from the coding sequence ATGAGAGCGCCGACCCAGCCGCGGGTGCGGGCCGGCCAGAAGCGCCCGGAGCCCGGCCAGCAGACGACGACGGCTACGTCCGGTGGTGCTGCCAAGAAGACCGGCAAGTCCGGTAAGGGTGGCAAGGCTGGCAAGGCCAGCACTGCGACCAACGCCGGTACGGCGAGCAAGTCTGGCGCAGCTGGCAAGGCCAGCACTGCGACCAAGGCCGGTACGGCCACGCCGACCGCCGAGAGCCCGAAGAGGGCCACATCAGCCGCGACGACCAGCACGGGCCGTACCTCAGCCAAGCCCGCGACCACGAAGGAGACCGGTACCCGCAGCACCGTCTCGGTGGCACCGCGGGCGCGCGAGCTGACAGCCCCGGGTCGCGAGCGAGGGCGGGTCACTGCGCAGTTCGCCGAGCGGCTGGCCGAACGCCGCGCGGCGGTGCGCCGGCTGCGCTGGCGCACGATCGCCCTGGTGGCCGGCGGTGCCCTGGTCCTCGCCGTACTCGCCTACGTGGTGCTGTTCTCTGCGCTGCTCGCGCTGCGCAGCGCAGAGATCGAGGTGACCGGTACCAACCAGATCGTCTCCGAGGAGGAGGTGCTGGACATCGTCGCCGCTGCGGACGGCACCCCGTTGGCCCGGTTGGACACCGCTGGGCTGGCGGAGGAGCTGACCACGATCGTCGGGGTCCGGGACGCTCATCTGGAGCGGGCCTGGCCGCACGGACTGCAGGTGGTGATCGAGCCGCGGGTCCCGGTGGCGATCGTGCAGGACGGCGACCGGTACGCCGTCCTCGATGGCGAAGGTGTGGTGCTGAGCCGGGCGGATGAGCCGGCCGAGGACCTGCCACAGGTGGCGGTGCCGCTGGGGGAGGAGAGTACCGCTGCCTCATTGACCGCCGTGCTGGAGGTGCTGGATGCTCTGCCCGAAGACCTGCTCGCCGAAGTAGCCGCCGCCAGCGCGCCGTCGCCGAACCAGGTGAGTTTTGAGCTGCCGGACGGCGTCGAGGTGTTCTGGGGCAGCTCTGCGGAGAATCCACTCAAGGTCGAAGTGCTGCAGACCATTCGGCAGGTGGAGGCGACCGGTTATGACGTCTCGGCGCCCCGTGCGCCGATCACGATCGGAGAACCGGAGAGCGAGTAG
- the murG gene encoding undecaprenyldiphospho-muramoylpentapeptide beta-N-acetylglucosaminyltransferase, whose protein sequence is MAEVFVLAGGGSAGHVNPMLATAAELRRRRPDAELVLLGTAEGLEAELVPAAGFELTEIEKVPLPRRPSMDALRFPRRWRSATATARAAIEGAAAVVGFGGYVATPAYLAGRSAGVPIVVHEQNARPGLANRLGARWAAAVGITFDGTPLPKARLVGLPLRPAIADLVRDRATDAVARSVAGAQFCGLDPERTTVLVTGGSLGAARLNATIPLVATALVEAGAQVLHLTGKGKSAGVLELLGAAPAQVSAHYHVREYLTEMEQALACADLVISRAGAGMVSELAALGIPAVYVPLPIGNGEQRLNARPVVSAGGGLLVEDSELSSTWLREHLLPLAIDAGLRARMGAEAAGAGITDGAARLADLVLEAGGGPR, encoded by the coding sequence GTGGCTGAGGTCTTCGTGCTCGCCGGCGGCGGCTCGGCCGGGCATGTCAACCCCATGCTCGCCACTGCCGCCGAACTACGCCGGCGCCGTCCGGACGCGGAGCTGGTGCTGCTCGGCACCGCTGAGGGGCTGGAGGCTGAGCTGGTGCCGGCGGCCGGATTCGAGCTCACCGAGATCGAGAAGGTGCCGCTGCCGCGCCGCCCCTCGATGGACGCGCTGCGCTTCCCCCGCCGGTGGCGGTCGGCCACGGCTACCGCCCGGGCGGCGATCGAGGGTGCCGCGGCCGTCGTGGGTTTTGGTGGGTACGTCGCCACCCCGGCGTACCTGGCCGGCCGGTCGGCGGGCGTACCGATCGTGGTGCACGAGCAGAATGCCCGGCCGGGGCTGGCGAACCGTCTCGGCGCCCGCTGGGCCGCCGCTGTGGGAATCACGTTCGACGGCACTCCGCTGCCGAAGGCGCGTCTGGTCGGCCTGCCGCTGCGGCCGGCGATCGCGGACCTGGTCCGGGACCGGGCCACCGATGCAGTCGCACGCTCGGTCGCCGGTGCGCAGTTCTGCGGTCTGGACCCTGAGCGCACCACTGTGCTGGTGACCGGCGGGTCGTTGGGCGCCGCCCGGCTGAATGCCACCATCCCGCTGGTGGCCACTGCGCTCGTCGAGGCCGGCGCCCAGGTGCTGCACCTGACCGGGAAGGGGAAGTCGGCCGGAGTCCTCGAGCTGCTCGGCGCTGCACCTGCGCAGGTGAGCGCGCACTATCACGTGCGCGAGTACCTCACCGAGATGGAGCAGGCGCTGGCCTGTGCCGATCTGGTGATCAGCAGAGCCGGGGCCGGGATGGTCAGCGAGCTCGCCGCCCTGGGCATCCCCGCGGTCTATGTCCCGCTGCCGATCGGGAACGGGGAGCAGCGCCTGAACGCCCGCCCGGTGGTCAGCGCCGGTGGCGGGCTGCTGGTCGAGGACAGTGAGCTGAGCAGCACCTGGCTGCGCGAGCACCTGCTGCCGCTGGCCATCGATGCGGGTCTGCGCGCCCGGATGGGCGCCGAAGCCGCCGGGGCCGGGATCACCGACGGCGCCGCTCGATTGGCCGATCTCGTGCTCGAGGCGGGCGGAGGCCCCCGATGA